From the genome of Stegostoma tigrinum isolate sSteTig4 chromosome 32, sSteTig4.hap1, whole genome shotgun sequence, one region includes:
- the pafah1b2 gene encoding platelet-activating factor acetylhydrolase IB subunit beta has product MSQEGLNSAAVPLCAEDVQGDGRWKSLHNRFVLDCKDKEPDVLFVGDSMVQLLQQYEIWRDLFSPLHALNFGIGGDTTRHVLWRLENGELENIKPKVIVLWVGTNNHEHTAEEVVGGIEAIVHLINIRQPQAKVVVLGLLPRGEKPNPLREKNAEVNVLLKRSILKFPNMQFLNVDAEFVHSDGTISHHDMFDYLHLTQIGYAKVCKPVYELLVQLLEETPEEKQATLA; this is encoded by the exons ATGAGCCAAGAGGGTTTAAACTCAGCTGCGGTCCCTCTCTGTGCAGAGGATGTCCAGGGAGATGGTCGCTGGAAGTCACTG CACAACAGATTTGTCCTGGACTGCAAGGATAAAGAACCTGATGTCCTTTTCGTAGGTGACTCCATGGTGCAACTTCTGCAGCAGTACGAA ATCTGGAGGGACCTGTTCTCACCGCTGCATGCACTTAACTTTGGGATTGGAGGAGATACCACGAGACATGTCTTGTGGAGGCTTGAGAATGGAGAACTAGAAAACATCAAACCCAAG GTGATTGTCCTCTGGGTGGGGACCAACAACCATGAACACACAGCCGAGGAAGTAGTCGGTGGGATCGAGGCGATTGTACACCTAATTAACATAAGGCAACCTCAGGCCAAAGTGGTGGTATTG GGTCTCCTGCCTCGTGGGGAGAAGCCCAATCCTTTGCGAGAGAAGAATGCAGAGGTGAACGTGCTGTTGAAGAGATCCATCTTGAAGTTCCCAAATATGCAGTTCCTGAATGTCGATGCAGAGTTTGTGCATTCTGACGGCACCATCTCCCATCATGACATGTTTGATTACTTGCACCTCACCCAAATTGGCTATGCCAAAGTTTGCAAACCTGTCTATGAACTGCTAGTTCAGCTCCTGGAGGAGACACCTGAGGAGAAACAAGCCACCCTGGCATGA